The Doryrhamphus excisus isolate RoL2022-K1 chromosome 22, RoL_Dexc_1.0, whole genome shotgun sequence genome segment AGCAATAGCCACGATTTAATGAGAGCACATGGCGCTCGCTAAGATTATCCTGGGATAACCTCTGATTCCGTAGGTACCACAAATCCTCTTTTTGCCCGTTAATGTCTGTTATTCATCGGTAGAAATACAGCACACTCGCTAACTACAGCGTTAGGAACACCTGCACACATTCTTTATACACTGGCAGGAAAACAGTAGTTATCTAAAGTAAGAGTAATGCACAACAGCTGGCCAGCCTACTTGCAGTATCGCTCAAACTTGAGTGGATCTCCTCACATTTCAACTATTTGATAACTAGGAggtcttctcaagggacaaaaTGAAACTTGGATACACAGACATCTTTTGTTTAGCATCGCAAATTGGTCCTGGTGAAAAAAGCTGTCTCTAAAAAGCATTTTAGAGACCTctggatatgaaataacacccctatagtcacctttagacattacccaatagagtagatattcattcattcattcattttctaccgcttatcctcacgagggtcgcagggggtgctggagcctatcccagctgtcttcgggcaagaggcggggtacaccgtggactggtggccagccagccaatcacagggcacatatagacaaacaaccattcacactcacattcatacctatggacaatttggagaacgtgcaaactccacaccgagatggctgagggtggaattgaactcgggtctcctagctgtgaggcctgcgcgctaaccactcgtccaccgtgcagataTAAGTAGATATTATAATGGAAAATAACCTAACATAAATAAGATTACTGCACATCATTATGGTATCGTTATATCTCTGGCCATAGTAAcaagtaaatatataaacaatggTTAGTTTCAGTTTCGGTTATACCTGTTTTGGGGTTCAAAAATGACTGTTTGTggttttaattgttgttttagaGACGGGTGACTGCATGCATTATGTGTGAAGATTTCGCAGTGACAAAAAGCAGGCATTTGCGTGTGCAAAAAATTTTGCTCAATTTCCCAAAAAAGCTAACTGACTCCTGAATCAGCATTAATTATCATACATCGCCGATGACAACAAACAGCTTAAACGCCACAAAGGGAACTAATAATACGCCACAAAGGGAACTAATAGCGGCGGGTTGACAGTGTTGTGTGTTACAGAGCAGGATGCGAGGAAATGAGTTGTCTGAGGTTAATGCAGTCCTGTGGTTTCCTACAGTAGCAGTTGGTGCTGATACGGCCACTCCATCATTGTCAGAGGCGTAATCCACAGATTTAGATCTCCAGTAGCAAAGCATAACAATCAAGAAGCCCAGAGGGGATTTGCGGGTTCGGAGAGTCCCAGCTAATGAGATTAAGAGCATAtgtttatggaatatttttaatacGGTCTTTCATTTCTTCCCAGGAATCTGATGCCCCGCACACTGGATGGTCAGATCACCATGGAGAAGACCCCCAGTTACTTCATCACAAAAGAAGCCCCTCGTCGTGTCTTCGCCATGAGCCGCCACACCAAGCTGATCGTGGTGGTGCGCGACCCGGTGACCAGGGCTGTTTCCGATTACACCCAAACTGTGTCCAAATCACCGGGCCTGCCGTCGTTCCAGAATTTGGCGTTCCGCAATGCCACCACGGGCCTCATCGACACCTCTTGGAGCGCGGTGCGCATCGGCATCTACGCCAAGCACCTGGAGAACTGGCTGCGCTACTTCCCTCTCTCGCGTTTCCTTTTCATAAGCGGCGAGCGCCTGGTTACAGACCCGGCAGGCGAGATGGGCCGCGTTCAGGATTTCCTGGGACTGAAACGCGTGGTGACGGACAAGCACTTCTACTTCAATCAGACCAAAGGCTTCCCCTGCTTGAAGAAGCCAGAGGGGAGCAGCAGGCCCCGCTGCCTGGGGAAGTCAAAGGGCAGGCCCCATCCGCAGATCCCCTCAGACGTCCTGCTCAGGCTCAGGGACTTTTACAGACCTTTTAACCTCAAATTCTATCAAATGACGGGTCAGAACTTTGGCTGGGATGACATAGATTGATACCGAAGAAGTCAGTGGCAAGACACAACATGCATTACCAAAGTTTTTACTCAGCAAAAACAGGCCTTATAAGCATTGCTTTATCAAAAAAATGATCACAATCAACTTTGGTCAACATTGTTCAGTTCAATATATGCAGTAAGAGGTGTTTATAGTTCcttcctttgctgttttttcactTTAAAAGATGCTGTTTTTCTCTAATTTGAAATAACCATGCAGTGCATCCACAAAGCACCACCCTCATTCAAGTGTATACTTCACAGATCCTAATTTATAAAATGACGACATattgttgaaatgttttttcctgACACTTTTGTATTCGGAATTCTGCTAAAATTctgataaaaatgtttcaattcTTAAAaggtgttttgtcatttttttcccgcATGCATGAGTTTCTTTCTTAAaactatacaaaaaatatttaaaacgtTGCTagtaaaatatagaaattaattttaataatgtagCTAATTCTAACACTTGGGATCATTTCTATGTGGTCAACCTGACAATGTAGTCTCCCACCCCAGACAcgcatggggggaaaaaaacactttgacaAAAATACTGTGATATTAAAAGGGATAAATTTAGTATATTAAAATAACCTAGAACATTTTCTAAAATACAGTtgcaataaaatgtataaaaacaacatataattacaaaaaatttaatttcatgagaaagaatcacatgacaaaacattttaatattaagtGGAAACAATTTACAATTTGTTACTACTGGAAAGAGACCTGTTATTTTAATATTGATCATAAAAATACTACCTGAAAAAGTACTACTATGATGAGACAATATGTGTTGAAAGTCATAACAACAAACATGAGATTAATAACTAACTATGAGAATAAAGGTTTAATATTAAGTACAACATGAGGGGAAAATTGTGAGAGTAAAATGGTAATATTCTTTATCGGAGGATAAATTAGTGATTTGACACagtagtatattttttattataaatataataaaaacagcagcCTGTTGGCCCCTAATGCGGTAGAGCACCACAGAAATAACCAGACAGAATGAGAACGTCTGAAAATGTGTACACTGGTACGCTCATCAGCCAAGAAATACTGCAGATCTTCCTCAGTATAAATGAGCGGTCAGTGACTATCTTGCACAGCTGAAGTGTGCAGGGCGGGGCCATGGGGGGGGCACAGGGGGGGTGGAGGACTGCTAAATTTGAGGTTAACATTGCTCAGCGCCTTTCTGATGTGTAAGCAATCAATTCGGCGGGCTGATTGGAGACCTTTTGGGGATGGCGCTCTTTGACCTCTTGACCTTGCCTTGACCTGTGAGCCTGGTCGTCATAAACTGCACACcaataataccccccccccccccgcctccccaACACCACCCCACTCGAAGTGGTTAATGGAGTCGCTCTGCATGGTCTTCAttctcacacatgcacacacactcatacagaaaatacacacCTCCCTGACCCATTAATATTGCAGAAGACCCCCACTGCAGGAGGATCAATAAGTG includes the following:
- the si:dkey-121b10.7 gene encoding heparan sulfate glucosamine 3-O-sulfotransferase 6 translates to MGCSKWRAAFNFGHLKVQSKVSVFLTMIILFLYLFYCLNGFCESLPRPVYDQQSHQQDKRVQNDAQGTTPKLPAASFVRDQLSDVAYSTNNISIANTFGNKKFPQAIIIGVKKGGTRALLEFLRIHPDVRAVGTEPHFFDRFYDKGLDWYRNLMPRTLDGQITMEKTPSYFITKEAPRRVFAMSRHTKLIVVVRDPVTRAVSDYTQTVSKSPGLPSFQNLAFRNATTGLIDTSWSAVRIGIYAKHLENWLRYFPLSRFLFISGERLVTDPAGEMGRVQDFLGLKRVVTDKHFYFNQTKGFPCLKKPEGSSRPRCLGKSKGRPHPQIPSDVLLRLRDFYRPFNLKFYQMTGQNFGWDDID